One Bacillus sp. 1780r2a1 DNA segment encodes these proteins:
- a CDS encoding glycosyltransferase family 39 protein, whose protein sequence is MNRKQKRIDKWLVGILTLAVALNFMNIWEDEYVNPYYTSAVKSMMQNLHNFFFASFDPAGFVTVDKPPVAFWIQTISAKIFGFHGWSVILPQALAGVGSVILLYVMIKKIFGVAAGRIAALTMAITPIVPAVSRTNNIDSLLVFILLVATWMLFKAVAMKKHRWLFLAFVLIGVGFNMKMMQAYMVLPAFYLFYWLAAKIDWKKKIGLLSGATVLLIVVSLSWATIVDLIPEDKRPYIGSSETNSVLELALGYNGISRLTGEMSSGGSNGQNEQPIPPSGNMQDEPPLANEELQTGENTADSSDNENQQNSNLDSGQDLNFKNAPGGQFPPQMDGDNNGPGGGNTGRFNTGTPGVFRLIQDGLADQISWFLPLAIVSIIGLLSGVRLKETLSTKVLHTIFWLAWLVPVALFFSIAGFFHQYYLIMLAPPIAAVIGAGLPVLWKAYRKNEGWKSWLLPIGIALTAGLQVSIMLPDKETIGLTFILVVGIIGIILALALAVIKQRSAINTYMMTAALIVLVIGPLYWAMTPILYGGNSMLPEAGPTSSKDGQLPQIDDMAFPGDEQDVSMNNDNQVGTNEAPNDEKSPTNREKRNDGPGMNGQVNQSLLTFLEKNRNGTKYLFATLDSTTAAPYIIETGEAVMTMGGFSGADSILTVTKLEELVESGDVHYFLIGNRGMGGNAEIISWIQENGTEVSAEEWRENEDNQQVGPGGGASKLYYVDMEGEE, encoded by the coding sequence ATGAATAGAAAACAGAAAAGAATTGATAAATGGTTAGTGGGTATTTTAACACTGGCTGTAGCCTTAAACTTTATGAATATATGGGAAGATGAATATGTCAATCCATATTACACCTCAGCTGTCAAAAGCATGATGCAAAATTTACATAACTTCTTTTTTGCATCGTTTGATCCAGCTGGGTTCGTAACGGTGGATAAGCCGCCCGTTGCGTTTTGGATTCAAACGATTAGTGCTAAGATTTTTGGCTTTCACGGTTGGAGTGTGATTTTGCCTCAGGCTTTAGCAGGAGTAGGATCAGTTATCTTGCTATACGTCATGATAAAAAAAATATTTGGTGTAGCTGCGGGGCGAATAGCTGCCCTAACCATGGCTATAACGCCAATTGTTCCAGCCGTTAGTCGAACCAATAATATCGATAGTTTACTCGTTTTTATCCTATTAGTAGCAACGTGGATGCTATTTAAAGCAGTAGCCATGAAGAAACACCGCTGGCTGTTTCTAGCGTTTGTGCTCATCGGTGTTGGATTTAATATGAAAATGATGCAGGCTTATATGGTTTTACCAGCATTTTACTTATTTTACTGGCTAGCAGCAAAGATTGACTGGAAGAAGAAAATAGGCTTATTATCTGGAGCAACAGTACTACTAATTGTTGTATCGCTTTCATGGGCAACAATTGTGGACTTAATTCCAGAAGATAAAAGACCTTATATTGGAAGTAGTGAAACAAACTCAGTATTAGAGTTAGCGCTGGGTTACAACGGTATTTCGCGTTTGACAGGAGAAATGTCTAGTGGGGGTAGCAATGGACAAAATGAACAGCCGATACCTCCAAGCGGTAATATGCAAGATGAACCACCATTAGCAAACGAAGAGTTGCAAACTGGAGAAAATACAGCTGATTCAAGTGACAATGAAAATCAGCAAAACTCAAACTTAGATAGTGGACAAGACTTGAATTTTAAAAATGCACCAGGTGGCCAGTTCCCTCCACAAATGGACGGAGATAACAATGGTCCTGGTGGTGGAAACACTGGAAGATTTAATACAGGAACGCCTGGCGTGTTTCGCTTAATTCAAGACGGGCTGGCAGACCAGATTAGCTGGTTTTTACCACTAGCGATTGTAAGCATTATCGGTTTATTGAGTGGCGTAAGGCTAAAAGAAACCCTGAGCACGAAAGTTCTTCATACTATATTTTGGTTAGCGTGGTTAGTACCAGTAGCTTTGTTCTTTAGCATTGCAGGATTTTTCCATCAGTATTACCTTATCATGCTAGCACCGCCAATAGCAGCAGTAATAGGAGCAGGACTCCCGGTATTATGGAAGGCGTATCGTAAAAACGAGGGTTGGAAGTCGTGGCTGTTGCCGATAGGTATTGCATTAACAGCTGGGTTGCAGGTTAGCATTATGCTACCTGACAAGGAAACAATTGGTCTTACATTTATCTTGGTTGTAGGGATTATCGGTATTATATTGGCTTTAGCACTTGCGGTCATAAAGCAGCGCTCAGCAATCAATACGTATATGATGACAGCAGCACTTATTGTGCTTGTGATTGGTCCGCTTTACTGGGCAATGACACCAATTTTGTACGGTGGAAACAGCATGCTTCCAGAAGCAGGTCCAACGTCTTCCAAAGATGGCCAGCTGCCTCAAATAGATGATATGGCATTTCCAGGTGATGAACAAGATGTCTCAATGAACAATGACAATCAAGTAGGTACGAATGAAGCACCTAATGATGAAAAGAGTCCTACCAATAGAGAGAAAAGGAATGATGGTCCTGGAATGAACGGACAGGTTAATCAGTCTCTTCTTACGTTCCTTGAAAAAAATCGCAATGGAACAAAGTATCTATTTGCTACCCTTGATTCAACAACGGCAGCACCATATATCATTGAAACGGGCGAAGCCGTAATGACGATGGGAGGCTTTTCAGGAGCTGATTCCATTCTAACAGTGACAAAACTTGAAGAGCTTGTTGAAAGCGGAGATGTTCATTATTTCTTAATAGGAAATCGAGGAATGGGAGGAAACGCTGAGATTATTAGCTGGATTCAGGAAAACGGTACAGAGGTTTCTGCTGAAGAATGGCGAGAAAATGAGGATAATCAGCAAGTTGGTCCCGGTGGAGGGGCTTCCAAGCTTTATTATGTTGATATGGAAGGAGAAGAGTAA
- a CDS encoding glycosyltransferase family 2 protein, which yields MSAIKYSIVIPVYNEEEVIHTTYHRLTEVMKSTGEAYELLFVNDGSRDKTADILIQYSQQDSSVMLLDFARNFGHQIAITAGMDYAKGDAVVVIDADLQDPPELILQMIDKWKQGYDVVYAKRTKRKGESYFKKHTAAMFYRLLRSMTDIDIPLDTGDFRLLDRKVCDQMKLLQEKNRFVRGLVSWVGFKQIALEYERDERAAGESKYPLKKMLKLSLDGLTSFSYKPLKLATYTGIALSFIGFVYLIIVLYLKLFTDNTIAGWSSLIVIQLLFSGFILMILGMIGEYIGRIYDEAKNRPLYIVRKTYKQQPVRKFAHRE from the coding sequence ATGAGTGCAATTAAATATTCCATTGTCATTCCCGTTTATAACGAAGAAGAAGTTATTCATACAACCTACCATCGTTTAACAGAAGTGATGAAGTCCACGGGAGAAGCGTATGAGCTTCTCTTCGTGAACGACGGTAGCCGCGATAAAACAGCTGATATTTTAATTCAATATAGTCAACAAGACTCGTCAGTTATGCTGTTAGATTTTGCACGTAACTTTGGTCATCAAATTGCAATTACTGCCGGCATGGATTATGCCAAAGGAGATGCGGTTGTGGTGATTGATGCAGATTTACAAGATCCACCTGAATTGATTCTCCAAATGATTGATAAATGGAAGCAAGGTTACGACGTAGTCTATGCGAAGCGTACAAAGAGAAAAGGAGAATCGTACTTTAAAAAACATACCGCCGCCATGTTTTATCGATTACTGCGATCGATGACTGATATTGACATTCCTTTAGACACGGGAGATTTTCGCTTGTTAGATCGTAAAGTATGCGATCAAATGAAGCTATTACAAGAAAAGAATCGATTTGTGAGAGGTCTTGTGAGTTGGGTTGGTTTTAAGCAAATTGCCTTGGAGTATGAACGAGATGAACGAGCAGCAGGGGAATCAAAATATCCGTTGAAAAAGATGCTGAAATTATCGCTTGATGGTCTTACTTCCTTTTCATACAAGCCTTTAAAGCTAGCAACCTATACTGGCATAGCCTTATCTTTTATCGGCTTTGTCTATCTTATTATCGTTTTATATTTAAAGCTGTTTACGGACAACACAATTGCAGGGTGGTCATCTCTTATTGTTATTCAACTGTTATTTAGTGGCTTTATCTTAATGATTTTAGGAATGATTGGTGAATATATTGGGCGGATTTATGACGAAGCCAAAAATCGTCCGCTTTATATTGTGCGAAAAACATACAAGCAACAGCCGGTAAGAAAGTTTGCTCATCGTGAATAA
- a CDS encoding GtrA family protein: MNKKGLLAFSKFSSVGVLNTIMDLGVYMVLTSFGMYYLIAQCLSYGTGVANSYMLNRKWTFQRKEPSTAKEVTKFLAVNLVTFICSSLILWLCHEYASFNLFVSKGAASIGSLGINFLLTNRYVFTKTMEGREQYER; encoded by the coding sequence GTGAATAAAAAAGGTTTACTTGCATTTTCAAAATTTTCATCAGTTGGTGTCTTAAACACGATAATGGATTTAGGTGTCTACATGGTGCTCACGTCATTTGGCATGTACTATTTAATTGCTCAGTGTCTATCTTATGGAACTGGAGTTGCAAATAGCTATATGCTAAACAGAAAATGGACCTTTCAACGAAAAGAACCCTCAACGGCTAAGGAAGTGACTAAATTTTTAGCGGTCAATTTGGTTACATTCATTTGTAGTTCACTGATTTTATGGCTATGTCATGAATATGCCTCTTTTAATCTTTTTGTAAGTAAAGGGGCTGCAAGTATAGGTAGTTTAGGAATTAATTTCTTGTTAACAAATCGCTATGTGTTTACAAAAACAATGGAAGGAAGGGAACAATATGAACGTTAG
- the galU gene encoding UTP--glucose-1-phosphate uridylyltransferase GalU, translating into MNVRKAVIPVGGLGTRFLPATKAIPKEMLPIVDKPAVQYIVEEAVEAGIESIIFITGKHKKAIEDHFDKSVQLEHLLAEKGKYELLENVQRISKMASVHYIRQQEPQGLGHAILCAEKFIGDEPFAVLLGDDVMVGETPALKQLIKTYEEVNQSVIGVKEVKKEDVSKYGIIKASSAVGDVYSVEGVVEKPKLEQAPSNVAIMGRYILTPSIFQSLKKIEKGVGNELQLTDAINDLSQYEQVFSVRLKGSRFDIGGKFGYLQAMIEMALKREDLRNVFLPYLQQIVQQEQWKTR; encoded by the coding sequence ATGAACGTTAGAAAAGCTGTCATTCCGGTTGGAGGGTTAGGTACTAGGTTTCTACCAGCCACAAAAGCTATTCCAAAAGAAATGCTCCCAATCGTTGATAAGCCTGCCGTGCAGTATATTGTGGAGGAAGCAGTAGAAGCGGGCATTGAAAGCATTATTTTTATTACAGGTAAGCATAAAAAAGCAATTGAAGATCATTTTGATAAGTCAGTTCAATTAGAGCATCTGCTAGCGGAAAAAGGAAAGTATGAACTATTGGAAAATGTACAGCGTATTTCGAAAATGGCAAGCGTACATTATATCAGGCAGCAGGAGCCTCAAGGGCTTGGGCATGCCATTTTGTGTGCGGAGAAGTTTATTGGAGATGAACCTTTTGCAGTCTTGCTTGGTGACGATGTAATGGTAGGTGAAACGCCAGCTTTGAAGCAGCTTATAAAGACGTATGAAGAAGTAAATCAATCGGTGATTGGTGTTAAAGAAGTAAAGAAAGAAGATGTATCAAAGTATGGAATTATTAAAGCAAGCTCTGCGGTAGGGGATGTATATTCAGTCGAAGGTGTGGTAGAAAAGCCAAAGCTTGAGCAAGCACCTTCCAATGTAGCCATTATGGGAAGATATATCTTAACGCCTTCTATTTTTCAGTCACTAAAAAAAATTGAAAAAGGAGTAGGAAATGAATTACAATTGACAGATGCAATAAATGATTTATCTCAGTATGAACAGGTTTTTAGTGTGCGACTAAAAGGAAGTCGCTTTGACATTGGTGGTAAGTTTGGTTATTTACAGGCAATGATTGAAATGGCTTTAAAAAGAGAAGATTTACGGAATGTATTTTTACCTTACTTGCAGCAAATTGTTCAACAGGAGCAATGGAAAACAAGGTAA
- a CDS encoding response regulator transcription factor has translation MIQILVADDDQHIRELMLVYLETQGFKVIEAGDGEEAWKKLEEFRVDLAVVDIMMPYKDGWELTREIKEYFDIPVLMVTARGEAHDKLKGFDIGTDDYVVKPFNPEELVARVKALLRRYRIEASNIIHIENIRLDRNKLEVHVGEYVESLPLKEFELLFKLASSPGKIFTRDQLIQSIWGYDYEGDERTIDVHIKRVRERLNQSSRKVNIEIKTVRGLGYKLEGC, from the coding sequence GTGATTCAAATTTTAGTAGCAGATGATGATCAACATATTCGAGAATTGATGTTAGTTTATTTAGAAACACAAGGGTTTAAAGTGATTGAGGCCGGTGATGGAGAAGAAGCGTGGAAAAAGTTGGAGGAATTTAGAGTAGACTTGGCCGTGGTAGATATTATGATGCCTTATAAAGATGGCTGGGAATTAACAAGAGAGATTAAAGAATATTTTGATATACCTGTACTCATGGTAACGGCTAGAGGGGAAGCTCACGATAAGCTAAAAGGCTTTGACATTGGAACAGATGACTATGTTGTCAAGCCATTTAACCCTGAAGAATTAGTTGCTAGAGTAAAGGCACTTTTGAGAAGGTACCGAATTGAAGCAAGCAACATTATTCATATTGAAAATATACGATTGGATCGTAACAAGCTGGAAGTACATGTAGGTGAGTATGTCGAAAGCCTTCCTCTAAAAGAATTTGAACTCTTGTTTAAATTAGCCAGTTCACCTGGGAAAATCTTCACAAGAGATCAGCTTATCCAAAGTATTTGGGGCTATGATTACGAAGGGGATGAGCGAACTATTGATGTCCACATCAAAAGGGTGCGCGAGCGCTTAAATCAAAGTAGTCGTAAGGTGAACATTGAAATTAAAACTGTTCGAGGGCTAGGTTATAAACTAGAAGGGTGTTAA
- a CDS encoding HAMP domain-containing histidine kinase translates to MKSIYLKLVLSFIITIVLSVVITITITTLLSKDRLGDKLEPDMFRMGEEFIQLYGANGSDEAARFLSNASFIHFSFIIVDSEYNRRVLGDRGPTLPIDKSVVDNVLQGNRFSTVESEPSNKPKPNIVGIPFIENDQRYALFVQSHPQRQISVIQDVQLIQLISVLFIGIILFAYVSTILIKPIQRLSGAMKKVGKGDYSVQVEHVSSDEIGLLTQNFNQMAKELNKIETMRQEFIASVSHEIQSPLTSIKGFSKALKDNIVSEDKKQQYLTIIEKESTRLSQLSSNLLKLASLDAEHHPFHQKTYDLDEQIRHVILALEPQWIGKGLEIELDLEKVKIEGDEELLEQVWLNLLSNSIKYTHQNGTIAVSMSSVNEGVTVSVKDTGIGIHEEDQTYIFESFYTVDKSRSLKSNGLGLAISKKIINLHEGSISVESRINKGSTFTVFLPNKKSQST, encoded by the coding sequence GTGAAGTCAATTTATTTGAAACTGGTGCTTTCCTTTATTATAACGATTGTACTAAGCGTTGTTATTACAATTACCATTACAACACTTTTAAGTAAAGACAGACTAGGTGATAAGTTAGAGCCAGATATGTTTCGGATGGGTGAGGAGTTCATTCAGCTATATGGCGCCAATGGTTCAGATGAAGCCGCTCGATTTTTATCCAATGCATCATTTATTCACTTTTCATTTATCATTGTTGATTCTGAATATAATAGAAGAGTATTAGGTGATCGAGGACCAACATTGCCCATTGACAAAAGTGTTGTAGACAATGTTTTGCAGGGAAATCGGTTCTCGACGGTTGAGAGTGAGCCCTCTAATAAACCAAAACCAAATATTGTGGGAATACCTTTTATTGAAAACGATCAGAGATATGCGTTATTTGTTCAGTCGCATCCTCAAAGGCAAATTTCCGTTATTCAAGACGTGCAGCTTATTCAGCTCATAAGCGTACTGTTTATCGGGATTATTTTATTTGCGTATGTTTCTACAATTCTTATCAAACCAATTCAACGGCTAAGTGGAGCGATGAAAAAAGTAGGGAAAGGAGATTATTCGGTTCAAGTTGAGCATGTATCTAGCGATGAAATTGGTTTGCTAACTCAAAATTTCAATCAAATGGCAAAAGAACTCAACAAAATTGAAACGATGAGACAAGAATTTATTGCGAGCGTCTCCCATGAAATTCAATCACCCTTAACTTCTATTAAAGGCTTTTCAAAAGCTTTAAAAGATAATATTGTGAGTGAAGATAAAAAGCAGCAATACTTAACCATTATTGAAAAAGAAAGTACAAGGCTTTCACAATTAAGCTCGAATCTTTTAAAACTAGCGTCATTAGATGCTGAGCATCATCCATTTCATCAAAAAACGTACGATTTGGATGAACAAATTCGTCATGTTATTTTGGCATTAGAGCCACAGTGGATAGGGAAGGGACTTGAAATTGAGCTCGATTTAGAAAAGGTTAAGATTGAAGGAGATGAAGAGCTGCTGGAACAGGTATGGCTTAACCTGCTTTCAAACAGTATTAAATATACTCATCAAAATGGAACGATTGCAGTTTCGATGTCTTCTGTAAACGAAGGGGTGACGGTTTCAGTAAAGGATACGGGTATTGGTATACATGAAGAAGATCAAACTTATATTTTCGAAAGCTTTTATACAGTAGATAAATCAAGGTCACTAAAAAGCAATGGATTAGGTCTTGCGATTTCTAAAAAAATTATTAACTTACATGAGGGATCAATTTCTGTTGAAAGTCGTATAAATAAAGGAAGTACGTTCACCGTATTTCTTCCCAATAAAAAGTCTCAAAGCACCTGA
- a CDS encoding GNAT family N-acetyltransferase: protein MSTTITYKVNQPINAQQLTNVFASSGINRPVQDLTRIQKMLNHGNLLVTAWDDEKLIGVARCLTDFSYCCYVSDLAVCKEYQQKGIGKALLAQVKKAATNQAAIILLSAPNAVEYYPRIGFEHVDVAFRIPRSN from the coding sequence GTGTCAACTACCATCACATATAAAGTAAATCAGCCAATTAATGCCCAACAACTAACTAACGTCTTTGCGTCTTCTGGTATCAATCGCCCTGTTCAAGACTTGACTCGAATTCAGAAAATGCTTAATCATGGGAACTTACTAGTTACAGCTTGGGATGATGAAAAGCTAATTGGAGTCGCTCGCTGTCTAACTGATTTTAGCTATTGCTGCTATGTATCGGACCTTGCCGTATGTAAAGAATATCAACAAAAAGGAATTGGGAAGGCCCTCCTTGCGCAAGTGAAAAAAGCAGCAACTAACCAAGCTGCTATCATTTTGTTATCTGCGCCAAACGCGGTTGAATACTATCCTCGCATTGGTTTTGAACATGTGGACGTTGCTTTTCGTATTCCTCGCTCCAATTAA
- a CDS encoding YezD family protein, with product MAAITQEKIDYIVKLLSDINYGSVLITLHDGQITQVDHTEKNRFIKAKASASK from the coding sequence ATGGCAGCTATTACACAAGAAAAAATTGATTATATTGTGAAGTTATTAAGTGATATTAACTATGGTTCTGTACTAATTACATTGCATGACGGTCAAATTACGCAAGTAGACCATACGGAAAAGAATCGTTTTATAAAAGCAAAAGCATCTGCTTCTAAGTAA
- a CDS encoding Fur-regulated basic protein FbpA, whose amino-acid sequence MENLLRSAVTKRKNELIHRLIKSGVYKKGDQHLFELTLTELEHVYRSYYRNE is encoded by the coding sequence ATGGAAAACTTATTGCGAAGTGCTGTAACTAAGCGAAAGAATGAGTTGATTCACCGCCTAATTAAAAGTGGGGTTTATAAAAAAGGAGACCAGCATTTATTTGAGCTAACATTGACAGAATTAGAGCACGTGTATCGAAGTTATTACCGAAATGAATAA
- a CDS encoding ketoacyl-ACP synthase III yields MKKSAVKITGIGTYVPENRLTNEDLEALVETDHEWIIQRTGMKERRIARSDEYTSTLAIKAIENLLDRYDVNIEDVDCIIVATTTPDYSLPSVASQIQAHFQISETASFDLSAACAGFTYGLHVANGLITSGIHKKVIVVGSEVMSKITDYTDRTTCVLFGDGAGAMMLEYNEQDAHLLATHYGTDGTGGQHLYRSNLSTHIGEKEINRSGYLVQNGREVYKFAARTVPKGVKKLLEKAGYQPGDVNWFVPHSANLRMIETISAKLGFSMDQTLTSVQYCGNTSSASIPLAFDLGIQEKKVKQGDVVALYGFGGGLTHCGVLLTWNCIEKN; encoded by the coding sequence ATGAAAAAATCAGCAGTGAAAATTACGGGCATTGGTACGTATGTACCTGAGAACCGATTGACTAACGAAGATTTGGAAGCATTAGTGGAAACAGATCATGAGTGGATTATTCAGCGAACTGGTATGAAAGAGCGTCGAATTGCAAGAAGCGATGAATATACATCCACATTAGCGATAAAAGCAATTGAAAATTTATTAGATAGATATGATGTAAACATTGAAGATGTAGATTGCATCATTGTAGCGACTACAACACCTGATTATTCCTTACCAAGCGTCGCAAGTCAAATTCAAGCACATTTTCAAATCAGCGAAACAGCGTCCTTTGATTTAAGTGCTGCGTGTGCTGGATTTACGTACGGACTTCATGTTGCAAATGGATTAATTACATCTGGAATACATAAAAAAGTAATCGTAGTGGGTTCCGAAGTGATGTCAAAGATTACGGACTATACAGATCGAACGACATGCGTTCTTTTTGGAGATGGAGCCGGTGCGATGATGCTTGAATATAATGAGCAAGACGCACACTTATTAGCCACGCACTATGGTACGGATGGAACGGGTGGGCAGCACTTATATCGTTCGAATTTATCTACGCATATTGGAGAAAAAGAGATTAATAGGTCAGGTTATCTTGTACAAAATGGCCGTGAAGTATATAAATTTGCAGCTCGTACCGTACCAAAAGGGGTGAAGAAACTGCTTGAAAAAGCAGGCTATCAACCAGGAGATGTTAATTGGTTTGTACCTCACAGCGCGAACTTACGCATGATTGAAACGATTAGTGCCAAACTGGGATTTTCAATGGACCAAACGTTAACTAGCGTACAGTATTGCGGAAACACATCATCGGCATCCATTCCTCTTGCTTTTGATTTAGGCATACAGGAAAAGAAGGTGAAGCAGGGAGATGTTGTTGCACTGTATGGCTTTGGTGGTGGCCTTACGCACTGCGGTGTATTGCTTACTTGGAATTGTATTGAAAAAAACTAG
- a CDS encoding response regulator transcription factor, translating into MNQLLYIEDNKEIALPIKTMLEKLGYHIIWKEDGESALLHIEEVDLVILDIMLPGLDGFSIGKRLKKLASDIPIFIVSARTSLEDKIEGLGFADDYITKPFHPEELAARIEVLLRRFQRHNRNLLTIHHLKVNLDTQQIVNQETAQEILLTGKQFQIFYYFLQHLNQILTKEQIYEAIWKEAYIEGDKTLMVHIRYLREKIEINPAKPLIIETIRGIGYRVKEA; encoded by the coding sequence ATGAATCAACTTTTGTATATTGAAGATAATAAAGAAATTGCGCTACCAATTAAAACCATGTTAGAAAAACTAGGCTATCACATCATTTGGAAAGAAGACGGTGAGAGCGCGCTGTTGCATATTGAAGAAGTAGATTTGGTTATTTTAGATATTATGCTTCCAGGTTTAGACGGATTTTCAATTGGCAAGCGCTTGAAAAAACTAGCTTCAGATATTCCAATATTCATAGTATCAGCTCGAACGTCTTTAGAGGATAAAATTGAAGGTTTGGGCTTTGCTGATGATTATATTACCAAGCCATTTCATCCAGAAGAACTAGCCGCTCGGATTGAAGTATTATTACGACGATTTCAGCGACATAATCGAAATTTGTTAACAATCCATCATTTAAAGGTAAATCTTGATACGCAACAAATTGTAAATCAAGAAACAGCCCAAGAAATTTTATTAACAGGAAAACAATTTCAAATCTTTTATTACTTCTTACAACATTTAAATCAAATTTTAACCAAGGAACAAATTTATGAAGCGATTTGGAAAGAAGCGTATATAGAAGGTGATAAAACATTAATGGTTCACATTCGTTACCTTCGTGAAAAAATTGAAATCAATCCAGCTAAACCTCTTATTATTGAAACAATTAGAGGAATAGGCTATCGAGTAAAAGAGGCATGA
- a CDS encoding HAMP domain-containing histidine kinase, which yields MKSYSLLTKYAVIIILSLIVVPGTYFILNFVYLFPVALSEGLLDEPYKGKSFYEEAVHKEARQLGNQPDKVIHERLSVFHKQYPEARIFWVDENGETQNSIPKDMDIPKAWTPAYTVEFMKESYDSDPFTVVAFIGTEQKEGFLVFQINQELLEYPMFQIDDKYRNLYEVLVLAIIGVFFLLSLWFFLKIRKRLTALSKVMQIKEGKIPNYVDSPANDEIGELEKAFNEMVSELEKAREREAEEARIRRELMTNLSHDIRTPLTTIRAHGYNLKDENLTKDGQQSLNIMNDKISFVSSLIENLFSYNLLQSGKYRYQPKDVDIIKLLRTVIIQWYPVFENEGFDIRVHFPEQSVIWYIDSNWLERIMDNLFQNVKRHAHSGKFFSISVESTQAESMIIISDKGPGFRENCMTTEYGIGLGVVDAMVKEMELAWEIDTSDQGTTIKIIQSSH from the coding sequence ATGAAAAGTTATTCGTTATTGACCAAGTACGCCGTTATTATTATTCTCTCGTTAATTGTGGTGCCTGGAACATACTTTATCTTGAATTTTGTTTATCTCTTTCCTGTAGCCTTGTCAGAAGGGCTGTTAGATGAACCTTATAAAGGAAAGAGCTTTTACGAAGAAGCCGTTCATAAAGAGGCGCGTCAATTAGGTAACCAACCTGATAAGGTTATTCATGAACGTTTAAGTGTTTTCCATAAACAGTATCCAGAAGCACGTATCTTTTGGGTAGATGAGAATGGGGAGACACAGAATTCTATCCCAAAAGATATGGATATACCTAAAGCCTGGACGCCTGCCTACACGGTGGAATTTATGAAAGAAAGCTACGATTCAGACCCTTTTACGGTAGTTGCTTTTATTGGTACAGAGCAAAAAGAAGGCTTTTTAGTATTTCAAATAAATCAAGAGCTTTTAGAGTATCCGATGTTCCAGATAGATGATAAATACCGCAATCTTTATGAAGTACTTGTGCTAGCGATCATTGGCGTATTCTTTCTTCTCTCGTTATGGTTTTTCTTAAAAATCCGAAAGCGCTTAACAGCACTATCAAAGGTGATGCAAATTAAAGAGGGGAAAATCCCTAATTATGTTGATTCACCGGCTAATGATGAAATTGGAGAGCTTGAAAAAGCCTTTAATGAAATGGTGAGCGAATTAGAAAAGGCTAGAGAGAGAGAAGCAGAAGAAGCACGTATTCGACGTGAACTTATGACGAATCTATCACATGATATCCGAACGCCTTTAACAACCATTCGTGCACATGGATATAATTTAAAAGATGAAAACTTAACAAAAGATGGACAACAATCACTCAACATAATGAACGATAAGATTTCTTTTGTGAGTAGTTTAATTGAAAACTTGTTTTCTTATAATTTACTACAAAGTGGGAAGTACAGGTATCAACCAAAGGATGTTGATATTATAAAATTGCTTCGTACAGTCATTATTCAATGGTACCCTGTATTTGAAAACGAAGGGTTTGACATCCGTGTTCACTTTCCTGAACAGTCCGTTATTTGGTATATCGATTCTAATTGGCTCGAACGTATTATGGATAATTTATTTCAAAATGTAAAAAGGCACGCTCATAGCGGAAAGTTCTTTAGTATTAGTGTTGAAAGTACACAGGCAGAATCAATGATTATCATCTCCGATAAAGGTCCGGGCTTTAGAGAAAATTGTATGACCACGGAGTATGGAATTGGTCTAGGGGTTGTAGATGCAATGGTAAAAGAAATGGAGCTTGCATGGGAAATTGATACTTCTGATCAAGGTACAACTATAAAGATTATCCAAAGTAGTCATTAA